The Henckelia pumila isolate YLH828 chromosome 2, ASM3356847v2, whole genome shotgun sequence genome includes a window with the following:
- the LOC140882254 gene encoding 4-hydroxy-3-methylbut-2-en-1-yl diphosphate synthase (ferredoxin), chloroplastic-like isoform X9, with protein MQVFSPLLEKCHNFVFAMKGSNSVVMVQAYRLLVAEMNVLEWDYPLHLGVTEAGEGNDGQMKSASGIGTLLMDGLNDTIRVSLTEEEIDPCRRLANLGMEAAKLQKGVAPEVLYTNLAAKTHPWDAI; from the exons ATGCAG GTCTTCTCTCCCCTGCTTGAAAAATGTCATAATTTTGTATTTGCAATGAAAGGAAGCAACTCAGTTGTTATGGTCCAGGCATATCGCCTTCTTGTAGCTGAAATGAATGTTCTGGAATGGGATTATCCATTGCACCTGGGAGTAACTGAAGCTGGAGAGGGCAATGATGGGCAAATGAAGTCTGCCAGTGGTATTGGAACACTACTAATG GATGGTCTCAATGATACCATCAGAGTTTCCCTTACAGAGGAAGAGATTGATCCCTGTAGAAGATTAGCTAATCTTGGAATGGAAGCAGCTAAGCTTCAGAAAGGAGTG GCACCCGAAGTCCTATACACAAATCTAGCAGCAAAAACTCATCCTTGGGATGCCATATAA
- the LOC140882254 gene encoding 4-hydroxy-3-methylbut-2-en-1-yl diphosphate synthase (ferredoxin), chloroplastic-like isoform X12, which produces MNVLEWDYPLHLGVTEAGEGNDGQMKSASGIGTLLMDGLNDTIRVSLTEEEIDPCRRLANLGMEAAKLQKGVAPEVLYTNLAAKTHPWDAI; this is translated from the exons ATGAATGTTCTGGAATGGGATTATCCATTGCACCTGGGAGTAACTGAAGCTGGAGAGGGCAATGATGGGCAAATGAAGTCTGCCAGTGGTATTGGAACACTACTAATG GATGGTCTCAATGATACCATCAGAGTTTCCCTTACAGAGGAAGAGATTGATCCCTGTAGAAGATTAGCTAATCTTGGAATGGAAGCAGCTAAGCTTCAGAAAGGAGTG GCACCCGAAGTCCTATACACAAATCTAGCAGCAAAAACTCATCCTTGGGATGCCATATAA
- the LOC140882254 gene encoding 4-hydroxy-3-methylbut-2-en-1-yl diphosphate synthase (ferredoxin), chloroplastic-like isoform X10, translating to MKGSNSVVMVQAYRLLVAEMNVLEWDYPLHLGVTEAGEGNDGQMKSASGIGTLLMDGLNDTIRVSLTEEEIDPCRRLANLGMEAAKLQKGVAPEVLYTNLAAKTHPWDAI from the exons ATGAAAGGAAGCAACTCAGTTGTTATGGTCCAGGCATATCGCCTTCTTGTAGCTGAAATGAATGTTCTGGAATGGGATTATCCATTGCACCTGGGAGTAACTGAAGCTGGAGAGGGCAATGATGGGCAAATGAAGTCTGCCAGTGGTATTGGAACACTACTAATG GATGGTCTCAATGATACCATCAGAGTTTCCCTTACAGAGGAAGAGATTGATCCCTGTAGAAGATTAGCTAATCTTGGAATGGAAGCAGCTAAGCTTCAGAAAGGAGTG GCACCCGAAGTCCTATACACAAATCTAGCAGCAAAAACTCATCCTTGGGATGCCATATAA
- the LOC140882254 gene encoding 4-hydroxy-3-methylbut-2-en-1-yl diphosphate synthase (ferredoxin), chloroplastic-like isoform X11, with translation MQAYRLLVAEMNVLEWDYPLHLGVTEAGEGNDGQMKSASGIGTLLMDGLNDTIRVSLTEEEIDPCRRLANLGMEAAKLQKGVAPEVLYTNLAAKTHPWDAI, from the exons ATGCAG GCATATCGCCTTCTTGTAGCTGAAATGAATGTTCTGGAATGGGATTATCCATTGCACCTGGGAGTAACTGAAGCTGGAGAGGGCAATGATGGGCAAATGAAGTCTGCCAGTGGTATTGGAACACTACTAATG GATGGTCTCAATGATACCATCAGAGTTTCCCTTACAGAGGAAGAGATTGATCCCTGTAGAAGATTAGCTAATCTTGGAATGGAAGCAGCTAAGCTTCAGAAAGGAGTG GCACCCGAAGTCCTATACACAAATCTAGCAGCAAAAACTCATCCTTGGGATGCCATATAA